TGGCCGAGGGCGACGAGATCGGCTTTGCGGTAAGCGTCAGCCTTCCCGCCGAGAGTCCCAGGCCTCCACAGACCCGGTCCGAAGCCACCGACCTGGTACGCTGGCCTCTCGGGCGCACGGTCTACACCGGAGGCAACAGCAGCTCCTTCGGCTCGCACCCCGATCAGTGGGGCGACCTTGTGATGGGGCCCAGGACACGCGGCGAAGGGCGTCTTGGAGCTCCAGAGGTGGCGCAGGCCCCGGTCCTTGATGGACGACTGGCCGAAGACGAGTGGAAGGGTGCCGACTCCCGCACCTCGGAACTGGCCTCCGGCGTGAGCCAGACCCTCTATGTGCAGCGCTCTGCAAGCGACCTGTGCCTGGCACTGGTGTCCCGCAGTGATCTTGGCGCACAGCGCGATCAGGTCGTTGAGGCGTACCTCGATCCTGATGGTGACGAAGGCCTGTGGCCACGGCCAGACGACCTTCTCTTGCGCATCACCCAGGGCCAGCCGCCCAAACTCGAAGCCTTCCGCTGGAACGACGGTGCTCGACGCTGGGCCACCCGGGCTGAGGTCGACTTCGAGGCCGCAACCGCCTCGACCCCGACACGCGCCGGCTTCGAGAGCGTGACGGAGCTTGCGATCCCTCTGCACTACCTTCAGGCCCGCGCGGGATCCAGGACGCCGGCAGCACTTCGTGGCACACTGGGCCTTGGTGTCGAGACGCTTCTCACCACCAATCCGGCACGCGTCGCTCGCGCTGCGAACAGCAGGGAGAAGGGCGCCGGCCAGAGCACCTTCGTTACCCTTGGCTGGGGCACCGGCATCTATCACGACCGAGCGATGGGCGGCCTCTCGCATCCGGTTGGCAGCTTCCGGGGCACGGTCGAGTACGACGGCGACCAGTTGAACATGGGGCTGACCGGCGGGCTCTTCGGCTCGCGCAAGGCTCGGCTGACCGTGGGCTACAACGGGGTTAACAGCACGGCGGACGGTGGACCTCTGGTTGGCCTGTCCTTCACCGACCACTTCTGAGCGAGCTTGCCCGAGGCACCTTCAGACTGCGACGCGAACAACGCAGGCCCGGTGCGCGAACACCGGGCCTGTCGCGTGTCTACGACTCGAACCACTGGGTAGGCAGCTACTCCGCAGGGGCTCCCTGCGGACCACTCGCTCGCGCCAGGGCGGCCATCTCACTCGCCGCCAGCAGGAAGGCACCCACGCCGTACTCCTGCGTCATGCTCTCCTCCACACGCCCCGGGGAAGCTCCGACAGGCTGCACGTACCCGAGCCGTCCCTCCTCCCGGACGCAACTCACCAGTCCTCGCCAGGCCTTGAGCGTCGCCGGGAGATAGGTCGCGCGGTCCAGCACCCCGTGGTTGATCCCCCAGGCCAGCCCGAAGCAGAAGAAGCCGCTGCCGCTGGTCTCCGGCACCGGAACCTGCAACGGGTCGAGGAGACTCGGACGCCATAGCCCGTCCTCCTGCTGCAAGGTCACGAGCTTGCCCGCCATCCTCCGCAGGAGATCCTCGTACCTCGCACGACGCGGGTCCTCCTGAGGGAAGGTCTCAAGCAGCCGACACAGGCCGCCGATCACCCAGCCGTTGCCTCGTCCCCAGAACACCTTCTGACCATGCGGCGTGCGCCGCTTGAAGTACCCCGAATCCCGGTAGAGGAGGTTCTCCTGCGGGTCCAGGAGGTACTCCACGGTGTCCCACCACATGCTGTCCATCGCCGTTAGCCACGCGGGGTCCCCGGTGGCTGCGGAAAGCCTCGAGAGCGTTGCCGGGGCCATGAAGAGCGCGTCAGCCCACCACCATTCGTCACGCCCTCGCTCCAGCTCCTCGATCAGCGTGCGACAGGCGCGGAGGGTCCCCTCCAGCATCGTGGGGTCTCGCTCAGCGAGGTACGCGTCCAGGTACACGTGTCCGCAGCACAGGTTGTCGGCCCAGGCATCGCGCTTGCCCAGACGCCGACCGCCTCCGGGTGTCCAGTTGCGGGAGCGTCCCCAGCGCAGAACCGCCTGACGGTACCTATCCTCGCCGGTGGAGCGGTAGGCGGCCCACACCCCTGCATACAGGGTGGCACGCACCCACCCGTTGCTGTCGGGACGGTTTGTGGGAGGACGCCACAGGTTCAGCGCGTAGTCGCAGACTCGCTCGGCGACCGCGTTGACCTCCGCGGCCGTCGGCATCGCGGGTGGTTGCGTCAGGGGTGCAGGCTGAGCACGGCAGCCGAGACAGGACAAGAGTATCGTCAGGGTCGCAAGGGCGCAGTGGACCAGGAAACGCATGCCTTGGGCTCCTTGGCAGGTGAAGTCGCTACAGATGGCGTCAGGGCGTCCGGCGCACACTTCAGCTCCGGGTTCAGCGCCCCAGCCAGCCACCGTCGATGTTCAGAATCGTGCCATTCAGGTAGTCCGCCTGGGGTGAGGCCAGGTACAGACAGCCGCTGGCGATGTCCTCGGGCATGCCCCAACGGCCCTGCGGGATGCGGTCGAGGATGGCTTTGTTGCGGGCCTCGTCCTCGCGAATCTGCCGCGTGTTCTCGGTAACGATGTAGCCCGGGGCGATCGCGTTGACGTTGATCCGCAGCGGCGACCACTCATTCGCCAGTGCCTTGGTGATGCCGGCGACGCCGCTCTTGCTGGCCGTGTAGGCAGGCACAAGGATCCCGCCCTGGAAGGAGAGCAGGGAGGCGATGTTCACGATCTTCAGCCGGGCCTCCGGGGCCGCCTTTTCCATGCCTTCGTGAACCCACCAGCGAGCCACTGCCTGACTCAGGAAGAAGGTCGCGCTCAGATTCAGGCGCAGGACCGCGTTCCAGTCCTCCTCCGTCACTTCGAGCGCAGGGCGACGCAGGATCATCCCCGCGTCGTTGAGCAGGACATCGACGTGTCCATGGCGAGCGACGAGGTCGGCAACGAGTGCCCGCAAGTCTGCCGCGGTCGCCTCCAGCAGATCCACCCGAGCAGCTTCAAAGCTGCCACCGGCTGCCTCGACGGCACTCGCGGTCTCGGACTGGTCGCTCCGAGCTACGCCGATGACGGTGGCTCCCTCGCGACCGAAGGCGACGGCGGCGCCCTGGCCGATTCCGCGACTGGCGCCGGTGATGAGCACTACCTTGCCGCTGAAGGGCTTCGTCTCTTGTGACATGCAGCAACCACCTTCCGAATCAGCCGGCAGAACCGGCGAAGGCGCCCCTCAGTGACTGAGCGGCGCCTCTGTCAGTAGGATTGGGGTCAGCGCAGGCCCGCCACGGCCACGCCGTCCTGATCGTCGAAGTCCTGATTCTCGCCACCCATGGCCCACACGAAGGTGTAGTTGCGCGTCCCCACACCGGAATGGATCGACCAACTCGGTGACAGGACCACCTGCCGGTTGTGGACCACCAGGTGCCGGGTCTCCTCCGGCGCACCCATCAGATGGAAGACTGTGGCGTCTTCCTCGATGTCGAAGTACAGGTACACTTCGCTGCGCCGCTCGTGGGTGTGGGCAGGCATGGTGTTCCACACACTGCCTTCCTCAAGCTCCGTGAACCCCATGACAAGCTGGCAACTGGCGATCCCGGCCGGGTGGATGTACTTGCGGATGGTCCGCACGTTGCAGTCAGGCGTCACACCCAGGTGGACCGCTGCAGCCGTCGTCGAGTGGGCCTGAGTGGTCGGGTACTGAGCATGGGCCGGGTAGCTCACCAGGTAGTACATCGCCGGCTTCGCCCGCACCTCACTCGAGAAGGTGATCTCCCGGCTGCCGCGGCCGATGTACAGACCGTCGCGGTTGTCCATGGCGAAGGTCTTGCCGTCGACGACGATCCTCCCCGGGCCGCCGACGTTGAGCACCCCGATCTCACGGCGCTGGGCGAAGAACTCCGAGGCAATCTCCTTCGAGGTGCCCAGGCTCAGCGGCT
The DNA window shown above is from Armatimonadia bacterium and carries:
- a CDS encoding SDR family oxidoreductase, encoding MSQETKPFSGKVVLITGASRGIGQGAAVAFGREGATVIGVARSDQSETASAVEAAGGSFEAARVDLLEATAADLRALVADLVARHGHVDVLLNDAGMILRRPALEVTEEDWNAVLRLNLSATFFLSQAVARWWVHEGMEKAAPEARLKIVNIASLLSFQGGILVPAYTASKSGVAGITKALANEWSPLRINVNAIAPGYIVTENTRQIREDEARNKAILDRIPQGRWGMPEDIASGCLYLASPQADYLNGTILNIDGGWLGR
- the kduI gene encoding 5-dehydro-4-deoxy-D-glucuronate isomerase, whose amino-acid sequence is MQVRYLPDKTRFQRMTTAELRETFLIEDLFAPGELQLVYVEVDRAIVGSAVPVKEPLSLGTSKEIASEFFAQRREIGVLNVGGPGRIVVDGKTFAMDNRDGLYIGRGSREITFSSEVRAKPAMYYLVSYPAHAQYPTTQAHSTTAAAVHLGVTPDCNVRTIRKYIHPAGIASCQLVMGFTELEEGSVWNTMPAHTHERRSEVYLYFDIEEDATVFHLMGAPEETRHLVVHNRQVVLSPSWSIHSGVGTRNYTFVWAMGGENQDFDDQDGVAVAGLR
- a CDS encoding glycoside hydrolase family 88 protein is translated as MRFLVHCALATLTILLSCLGCRAQPAPLTQPPAMPTAAEVNAVAERVCDYALNLWRPPTNRPDSNGWVRATLYAGVWAAYRSTGEDRYRQAVLRWGRSRNWTPGGGRRLGKRDAWADNLCCGHVYLDAYLAERDPTMLEGTLRACRTLIEELERGRDEWWWADALFMAPATLSRLSAATGDPAWLTAMDSMWWDTVEYLLDPQENLLYRDSGYFKRRTPHGQKVFWGRGNGWVIGGLCRLLETFPQEDPRRARYEDLLRRMAGKLVTLQQEDGLWRPSLLDPLQVPVPETSGSGFFCFGLAWGINHGVLDRATYLPATLKAWRGLVSCVREEGRLGYVQPVGASPGRVEESMTQEYGVGAFLLAASEMAALARASGPQGAPAE